A genome region from Triticum aestivum cultivar Chinese Spring chromosome 2B, IWGSC CS RefSeq v2.1, whole genome shotgun sequence includes the following:
- the LOC123045689 gene encoding uncharacterized protein, with amino-acid sequence MGYDGAPSPASAAARDAKKKRGNRSSAKLKQCKLDARREQWLSQVKDGKEATAKPLPAGAGSGAGSNAGSPILASPHPPLPRRRADARSRGGALEDDKEDAGATGQEVGGSDLDSPMHSPCSDNSRGGGCAQSKRCSSNGGGPSLSSVSSLWSSSRSVSDAEDDDTGSGPEEENGVLDDWEAVADALSVDDNSHCHQSLGTTMPPAATSESAPLANTSKRTEPIRSNARAWTPDDTFRPQSLPSISKQSSFPARIGNCWGMGMSAAHQSILSMPLSCPICYEDLDPTDSSFLPCPCGFHLCLFCHKRILEADARCPGCRKLYNAGSAGEGGAPAPVRLSRSCSMGPRH; translated from the exons ATGGGATACGACGGCGCCCCCTCGCCCGCATCGGCCGCGGCGCGCGACGCCAAGAAGAAGAGG GGTAACCGCTCGTCGGCCAAGCTGAAGCAGTGCAAGCTCGACGCGCGCCGCGAGCAGTGGCTGTCGCAAG TCAAGGATGGGAAGGAGGCCACGGCCAAGCCTTTGCCAGCGGGCGCAGGATCAGGGGCAGGGTCGAATGCTGGGTCGCCAATCCTTGCGTCGCCACACCCTCCACTGCCCCGGCGGCGAGCCGATGCAAGGTCAAGGGGTGGGGCTCTGGAGGACGACAAGGAGGATGCTGGCGCTACCGGGCAAGAAGTAGGCGGCAGCGACCTTGACTCCCCTATGCACAGCCCTTGTTCAGACAACTCTCGAGGTGGCGGCTGTGCACAGAGTAAGCGCTGCTCAAGCAATGGTGGTGGCCCCAGCCTCAGCAGCGTGAGCAGTCTATGGTCCAGTTCCAGGAGTGTGAGTGATGCTGAGGATGATGACACGGGCAGTGGCCCTGAGGAGGAAAACGGGGTGCTGGATGATTGGGAAGCTGTTGCTGATGCACTTTCAGTCGATGATAACAGTCATTGCCACCAGAGTTTAGGTACCACGATGCCCCCAGCAGCTACAAGTGAGTCGGCACCTCTGGCAAATACATCAAAAAGAACAGAGCCTATTCGTAGCAATGCAAGAGCTTGGACACCAGATGATACGTTCCGTCCACAGAGCTTGCCCAGTATCTCCAAGCAGTCGAGCTTCCCAGCGAGGATCGGCAACTGCTGGGGGATGGGTATGAGTGCAGCACATCAGAGTATCCTCTCTATGCCATTATCTTGCCCGATATGCTACGAGGATCTTGACCCAACAGACTCAAGCTTCCTCCCCTGCCCTTGCGGGTTCCATCTGTGTCTCTTCTGCCACAAGAGGATCCTCGAGGCGGATGCGCGTTGCCCAGGGTGCAGGAAGCTGTACAATGCAGGGTCTGCAGGAGAAGGAGGAGCGCCAGCACCAGTGCGTCTATCCCGTTCTTGTAGCATGGGTCCAAGACACTAG